A region of Larus michahellis chromosome 15, bLarMic1.1, whole genome shotgun sequence DNA encodes the following proteins:
- the LOC141751776 gene encoding adenylate cyclase type 10-like encodes MDPMPWSECQDALRKLVQDPVRHRSKREGAMRPTLLLPSDLNAKDVLRKYIPVAALGKLDAGLPMDLLSELRPVTCIFVQLQLAAGTSSVHLSTVLKEASRVMLEILSPHKGHINKVLLCDKVSGGERWPPPAPEGGQTMSVAVTRGTMFCGVTGHPLRHEYTVLGQKVNLAARMMVHYPGLVSCDAVTYAASRLPASYFKELPEREMKGLRQPGPVYQYVGVTEESIFGVGLTKKRSEYVPLLGRKQETDLFVSCLNAYRDSGQRNILAVEGTMGCGKSHLLAELASLGQDAGHRVVALELLEIDTRQPFSAIRMLMARALGLQDCESRGDRQRVLKTKLQGTIEESSYCLLNDIFGVKFPISDNVREMDETQRRLELHSTRVKVLEKTLTGDFGIFVIDNAHFIDPDSWFIMSPVLQKVSLFMVMSLAPGYEITESFRKAAADNATSQKITYLHLDKLKASVVMQKVCKDLGVVSIPRDLVRFLIRTSSGIPYYCEELLRCLRANDMLQFCTRRQSGKAKDNWESLITSAAEASSLAATWSSEARNDGRVCLLRPGMTLENTALPIPLKEIALTQLDRMQPLTRMVVKFAAIIGPVFTTQLLLHILPTGLRTHMNSSLDELVSDNILRWLKNTEVPEDVQDPTEGPATSSQVESSVQRPSPSTRTEEQQPGVLAFCVPLLQKAAYELWPERQRVALRGKCAAFLE; translated from the exons atggatccgatgccttggtccgaatgccaagacgccttacgcaagctcgtacaagacccagtgagacaccgctcaaaaagggaag gtgccatgaggcctactcttctcttgcccagtgacctgaacgccaaggatgtgcttaggaagtacataccagtcgctgctctcgggaag ctcgatgcaggactgcccatggatctcctctctgagctacggccagtcacctgcatctttgtccagctgcagcttgctgcaggtaccagctcggtgcatctcagcaccgtcctcaaggaggccagcagggtgatgctagaaatcctctctcctcacaagggccacatcaacaaagtcctcctgtgtgataaagtgagtgggggggaacggtggcctcccccagcgccagagggtgggca gacaatgtctgtggcagttaccagagggacgatgttctgcggagtcactggccacccgctgagacacgaatacacag tccttggccagaaggtgaacttggctgcccggatgatggtgcactaccctgggctggtgtcctgtgatgcagtgacctacgccgcctcccggctgcccgcttcctacttcaaggagctgccggagagagagatgaaaggcctcaggcagcctggccctgtctatcaatacgtgggggtcaccgaggagag catctttggcgtgggtcttaccaagaagaggtcggagtacgtccccttgctgg gtcggaagcaggagactgacctctttgtcagctgcttgaacgcctatagggattcaggccaaaggaacatcctggcggttgagggcacgatgggctgtggaaagagccacttacttgctgaactggcctctctaggccaggatgctggccacag ggtggttgccctggaactgctggagatcgacacgaggcagcccttctctgccatccgcatgctgatggccagggccctgggcctccaggactgtgaatcgcgcggcgacaggcagcgcgtgctgaagacaaagctgcaagggacaatcgaagagagcagctactgcctcctcaatgacattttcggtgtcaag ttccccatttcggacaatgttcgcgagatggatgaaactcaaagaagactggaattgcactcgactcgggtgaaagtgctggagaag acccttacaggagattttggcatatttgtcatcgacaatgcccatttcatcgaccctgactcctggttcatcatgtcacccgtgctccagaaggtctccctcttcatggtcatgagcttagccccaggctacgagataaccgagagctttcgcaaagccgcagcagacaacgccacgtcccagaaaatcacttatcttcatctggacaagctgaaagcttcagttgtgatgcagaaagtctgcaaggacctcggagtggtcagcatccccagggatctggtgag gttcctgatccgaaccagctcagggatcccatattactgcgaggagctgctgcgctgccttcgtgccaacgacatgctccagttctgcacccggaggcagtctggaaaagcaaaggacaactgggagagcctgatca catctgcagccgaggcttcatccctcgcggcaacctggagctccgaggcgcggaatgacgggagggtctgcctcctcaggccaggcatgaccctggagaacaccgcgctgcccatccccttgaaag agattgcgctgactcagctggatcggatgcagccgctgacgcggatggttgtgaagtttgcagccatcatcgggccggtgtttaccacccagctcctgttgcacatccttcccactggcctcaggacccatatgaattcctcgttggacgagctggtgagcgacaacatcctgaggtggctgaaaaacacagaggtgccagaagatgtgcaagatcctaccgaggggccagccacctcttcgcaggtggagagca gtgtgcagaggccctctcccagcacgaggaccgaggagcagcagcctggcgtcttggccttctgcgtcccgctgctgcagaaggctgcgtacGAGCTGTGGCCCGAGAGGCAGCGAGTCGCCTTGCGAGGCAAGTGTGCCGCCTTCCTGGAGTAG